TTCCTTGAAATTATTTCCATGTTTGTGCAATATTTAACTTCTCCTGTTATAAAGTGAAACTGAGGGGAGTGCTCGACGTTAGAATCATACTGTAGTCCTGACTGACAGCTCACCAGCCTCTGTAGTGTGTGACCACTGTTCATTAATcacttcatctgtgtgtgtttttatgtactGAGGAGATTAGACATGAATGTATTTTTAGGTTTGTACATGATTTCCCCTCTCTTAGTCAGTgcctggttaaaaaaaaaaaaaaaaaaaaagaagcccaCTAACGATTAAAGTTCATGCCGCCATCGGTGTCCATTCAGCCATCTTGATTTATGCCCAACACCTGTGACGATAAAAAAAACCTCCAAATGTTAATCTGTAGTTGACAGTTATACAGTCCTAATCTGTAATCTTGTAATTTGGTGAGATTATGTAGCAACAATCAGTGAAGTCCTCTTTCTAACATATTCAGGGATGTGGCTTTGTTCAGGTCCACAACTTTCAAACATAGACCCCTTTAAATATTACTCTCCATGTCTCATTATAATCTACTGGATTAAATTATATAGTCCTGTTTTGACTGCCCTGCACTTATTCATCATTCATTTCTGAGTGTGTAAATAATTGTTTACCTGATTTAACCATGTGTCTCAGAGCAGCAGTCAGcggctctgctctgtgttttgtttttgttttaattaaaaattaattcaGTCATTTTCCTTGCTCATGTTTCAGTCACAACAGTTAACAGGTTGGCAgagaaaataacattttactCACAGTACAAAACACACGGGACACATTAAGACACTTATTAGGACAGAAGGACACGCTGTGACTGTCCTTTGTAACAACTGGAATGGGTGCTGAGAAATTATTAATTTGTAAACATCACTGTTTAGCTACTAAAACCAGCTCCTGCACTTTTTAACGCTACTTTGGGCCCTCCTCAGCCTAAAGTTCATACTCTCTGGGTTTTGACATCTTCAGAGTTTTGTCCTTTGAATTAATATAAAGAGGACTTGTAGCAGGTCAGGATTTCACATCAGGGAGGCCTGATCAATGAAGGTGGCCAACGTGATGTCACGCTGGGACAACCCCCCACAGTCATGCGTGCTCAGAGTGATCTGGACCTGCGTGGAAAAGGTAAAATGTGAGTATGACACTCATATGACTGAAAAAGGGTGTATTTTGTTCTCTGTGTTAGCTTTAGCAAAAGCCTTTTCACTCACACACCCCCACACATATTAGCAATAAACAGTTTTCTGTGTGCTACGGAAGGCCTTACAATGTTCTTTTAAACAGTATAAAAGTATGACAAGGTGTTTAGTATTGTtataaataatgtaatgtaataatatGAATATAAGTGACTTTTTGCTAACTTCGTTTAAGCTGACAAAACGTAGCTACCAtactagctaactagctaatgGTTGTTTATTTAGCTATATTCTCCCGTTTGATAATCTCGTGTTGTTTGTCTATATTAGTATAGACATTATTTAGACATATTATATTCGTTTTTGGTGGAATTTATTAATATTCATACTTATTATTTATAATGCGCCACAGACAGGTAGTAGCTTGTTGCTCGCGTTGTAGCATTTCGCTAGCTTGTTGCTAACTAGCCATCAGGTAGCTTTTTGGCtaaaaacagctgcaacatgcGCTACGAGTGTTCACTGTTTTGATTAGGAAACTAAAACAGTGTGGATATGATATAAGTTACATGTACACAATAAACCGTAAGGGTAAAGTGGGTGTATAACTCCATGTGAGAGGACAACTGTGCTGCAACTTTCTGAGGAGGCTAATTAGCTTAATGCATCAGACCTATTAAATCAACCATCTTCTGTTATTAGATCTTTATGGGTGATGGCAGGATCATCTTTGGCAGACCATTGTCTTTCATGGTTTGCACATAACTGTGCATTATATTATTAAAAAGACTAATAAATTCTAAGTTTTGGTTACACAATAACAGGTCCAAGCTGTGATTCAGCCTGGCTTATGATCTCATCTGTCTTTATGGGTGTTTTATACCTTATTATAGACGTTGAACCACTCAGGATGGTGGTCCATCTTCTCTGCTTGTAAAGCCACTCTGGACATGAAACCAAACGCctgaaacaaaaatacagtcacacacatatgtacaggAGCTAATTATGTGGAGTGTGTGAGATTAGAGTAACAATGACCTGATTAAAGTCTTTGAAAATAAACTCTTTATAGATGGCGTCCCGGCCTACAACCTCCACCCACTGAGCGTTGCGCAGCAGGGGGAGTAGGTGGGCCCTCTCCTCTTCTGTCAGACTCTGGATCTTGCCAGCCTGTGGGGGACAGAGTACAGCAGATATTGGAGAAGGGGCAGCTTCACAAACTCAAACTGTGATTGGTTGCAAAGGATACCATCTGGAAACAATGAGCGGCTGCattccgttttttttttttgtgtttttttgtttcaaagGTATGTGTCGTGGTTGGAGGAGAGGGTGGTGTTCCCTTCCTAATCAGGACACATGATGCAAAGTCACATGGATAAAGTTTTACTTAGGCTCATGCTGTTCAGCCTTCACGAGCCTGACATTTCACAACTATGATTTTGTTGCACAATCTACAGGCGACATTTGAAGGCATT
This Parambassis ranga chromosome 15, fParRan2.1, whole genome shotgun sequence DNA region includes the following protein-coding sequences:
- the pcbd1 gene encoding pterin-4-alpha-carbinolamine dehydratase, with amino-acid sequence MAGKIQSLTEEERAHLLPLLRNAQWVEVVGRDAIYKEFIFKDFNQAFGFMSRVALQAEKMDHHPEWFNVYNKVQITLSTHDCGGLSQRDITLATFIDQASLM